The proteins below come from a single Thermopolyspora flexuosa genomic window:
- the fusA gene encoding elongation factor G, with translation MAHIDAGKTTTTERILFYTGINYKIGETHEGSATMDWMEQEQERGITITSAATTCSWLGHTINIIDTPGHVDFTIEVERSLRVLDGAVAVFDAVAGVEPQSETVWRQADRYGVPRICFVNKMDRVGAEFHRCVDMIVSRLNATPLPIQLPLGVEADFRGVIDLVKMKSLVWRAEAVKGEMYDVIEIDADHIDAAREWREKLLETIAENDDEIMELYLEGTEPTEEQLIAAIRRATIAGKVTPVLCGSAFKNKGVQPLLDAIVNYLPAPTDIPSIKGHAVGNEDEEIERHSDPAEPFAALAFKIMSDQHLGRLTYIRIYSGKLENGMQVYNSVKGKKERIGKIFQMHANKREERQSASAGQIVAVMGLKDTTTGDTLCDINNPVVLESMTFPAPVINVAIEPKTKGDQEKLSTAIQRLAEEDPSFQVRRDEETGQTVIWGMGELHLEIIIDRMRREFKVEANVGRPQVAYRETIRRKVEGVECTFKKQTGGAGQYAKVVIDLEPLGEGNDGYEFQNNITGGRIPREFIPSVDAGAQEAAEFGVLAGYPMVGVKVTLQDGAYHEVDSSEMAFKIAGSMAFKEAARKAEPVLLEPVMSVEVTTPEEYMGDVIGDLNGRRGQIQAMEDRAGAKVIRALVPLSEMFGYVGDLRSRTQGRAVYSMQFDSYAEVPEGIAKEIVAKARGE, from the coding sequence ATGGCCCATATCGACGCGGGCAAGACCACGACGACCGAGCGCATCCTGTTCTACACCGGCATCAACTACAAGATCGGTGAGACCCATGAGGGCTCGGCCACCATGGACTGGATGGAGCAGGAGCAGGAGCGTGGTATCACCATCACCTCCGCCGCGACCACCTGCTCCTGGCTCGGCCACACCATCAACATCATCGACACGCCCGGGCACGTCGACTTCACCATCGAGGTGGAGCGCTCGCTTCGCGTGCTCGACGGTGCCGTCGCGGTGTTCGACGCCGTGGCCGGTGTGGAGCCCCAGTCCGAGACGGTCTGGCGTCAGGCCGACCGGTACGGCGTGCCCCGCATCTGCTTCGTGAACAAGATGGACCGGGTCGGCGCGGAGTTCCACCGCTGCGTCGACATGATCGTGTCCAGGCTGAACGCCACCCCGCTGCCGATCCAGCTGCCGCTCGGCGTCGAGGCCGACTTCCGGGGCGTCATCGACCTGGTGAAGATGAAGTCCCTGGTCTGGCGGGCCGAGGCGGTAAAGGGCGAGATGTACGACGTCATCGAGATCGACGCCGACCACATCGACGCCGCCCGCGAGTGGCGGGAGAAGCTGCTCGAGACGATCGCCGAGAACGACGACGAGATCATGGAGCTCTACCTCGAGGGCACCGAGCCCACCGAGGAGCAGCTCATCGCGGCGATCCGGCGCGCGACCATCGCCGGCAAGGTGACGCCGGTGCTGTGCGGCAGCGCGTTCAAGAACAAGGGTGTGCAGCCGCTGCTCGACGCGATCGTCAACTACCTGCCGGCCCCGACCGACATCCCGTCGATCAAGGGCCACGCGGTCGGCAACGAGGACGAGGAGATCGAGCGGCACTCCGACCCCGCGGAGCCGTTCGCCGCCCTCGCCTTCAAGATCATGAGCGACCAGCACCTTGGCCGCCTCACCTACATCCGGATCTACTCGGGCAAGCTCGAGAACGGCATGCAGGTGTACAACTCGGTCAAGGGCAAGAAGGAGCGCATCGGCAAGATCTTCCAGATGCACGCCAACAAGCGCGAGGAGCGCCAGTCGGCGTCCGCCGGGCAGATCGTCGCCGTGATGGGCCTGAAGGACACCACCACGGGTGACACGCTCTGCGACATCAACAACCCGGTGGTTCTGGAGTCGATGACGTTCCCCGCCCCGGTCATCAACGTCGCGATCGAGCCGAAGACCAAGGGCGACCAGGAGAAGCTGTCGACCGCGATCCAGCGCCTCGCCGAGGAGGACCCGTCCTTCCAGGTCCGCCGCGACGAGGAGACCGGTCAGACGGTGATCTGGGGTATGGGCGAGCTCCACCTCGAGATCATCATCGACCGCATGCGCCGCGAGTTCAAGGTCGAGGCGAACGTCGGCCGCCCCCAGGTCGCCTACCGGGAGACCATCCGCCGCAAGGTCGAGGGTGTCGAGTGCACCTTCAAGAAGCAGACCGGTGGTGCCGGTCAGTACGCGAAGGTGGTCATCGACCTCGAGCCGCTGGGCGAGGGCAACGACGGCTACGAGTTCCAGAACAACATCACCGGTGGGCGCATCCCGCGCGAGTTCATCCCCTCGGTGGACGCGGGCGCCCAGGAGGCCGCCGAGTTCGGCGTGCTCGCCGGCTACCCGATGGTCGGCGTGAAGGTGACCCTGCAGGACGGCGCCTACCACGAGGTCGACTCCTCGGAGATGGCCTTCAAGATCGCGGGTTCCATGGCCTTCAAGGAGGCCGCCCGCAAGGCGGAGCCCGTGCTGCTCGAGCCGGTGATGTCGGTCGAGGTCACCACCCCTGAGGAGTACATGGGCGACGTCATCGGCGACCTCAACGGCCGCCGGGGACAGATCCAGGCCATGGAGGACCGCGCAGGGGCGAAGGTGATCCGCGCTTTGGTCCCGCTGTCAGAGATGTTCGGGTATGTGGGTGACCTGCGCAGCAGGACCCAGGGCCGGGCGGTCTACAGCATGCAGTTCGACTCCTACGCGGAGGTGCCGGAGGGCATCGCCAAGGAGATCGTCGCGAAGGCCCGCGGCGAGTAA
- the rpsG gene encoding 30S ribosomal protein S7: MPRKGPAGRRQLVADPVYGSPLVTALINKVLLNGKRSLAQRIVYGALEGCREKTGNDPVVTLKRALDNVKPTLEVRSRRVGGATYQVPVEVRAARSTTLALRWIVQYARQRREKTMTERLMNELLDASNGLGASVKRREDTHKMAESNKAFAHYRW, encoded by the coding sequence ATGCCGCGGAAAGGCCCCGCTGGTCGCCGTCAGTTGGTCGCGGACCCGGTGTACGGCTCGCCGTTGGTGACCGCGCTCATCAACAAGGTGCTGCTGAACGGCAAGCGCTCGCTCGCGCAGCGCATTGTGTACGGCGCTCTCGAGGGCTGCCGGGAGAAGACCGGTAACGACCCGGTCGTCACCCTGAAGCGTGCCCTCGACAACGTGAAGCCCACCCTCGAGGTGCGCAGCCGCCGCGTCGGTGGCGCCACCTACCAGGTCCCGGTCGAGGTGCGTGCCGCTCGCAGCACCACGCTGGCGCTGCGCTGGATCGTGCAGTACGCCCGGCAGCGCCGGGAGAAGACGATGACCGAGCGGCTGATGAACGAGCTGCTCGACGCGAGCAACGGCCTTGGCGCCAGCGTGAAGCGGCGCGAGGACACCCACAAGATGGCCGAGTCCAACAAGGCCTTCGCCCACTACCGCTGGTAG
- the rplL gene encoding 50S ribosomal protein L7/L12, translated as MAKLSNEELLDAFKEMTLLELSEFVKLFEETFDVKAAAPAAVVAAAPAAGGAAPAEEAEEKDEFDVILEAAGDKKIQVIKEVRALTSLGLKEAKDLVDGAPKPLLEKVNKETAEKAKAALEAAGATVTIK; from the coding sequence ATGGCGAAGCTCAGCAACGAGGAGCTGCTGGACGCCTTCAAGGAGATGACCCTCCTTGAGCTGTCCGAGTTCGTGAAGCTCTTCGAGGAGACCTTCGACGTCAAGGCCGCCGCCCCGGCCGCCGTCGTCGCCGCCGCCCCGGCCGCGGGCGGTGCCGCCCCGGCCGAGGAGGCCGAGGAGAAGGACGAGTTCGACGTCATCCTCGAGGCCGCCGGCGACAAGAAGATCCAGGTCATCAAGGAGGTCCGGGCCCTCACCAGCCTCGGCCTCAAGGAGGCCAAGGACCTCGTCGACGGCGCGCCCAAGCCGCTGCTCGAGAAGGTCAACAAGGAGACCGCGGAGAAGGCCAAGGCCGCCCTGGAGGCCGCCGGCGCCACCGTCACCATCAAGTGA
- the rpoB gene encoding DNA-directed RNA polymerase subunit beta → MAASRNASAVITGPRRVSFARIQEPLEVPDLLALQTESFDWLLGNERWKARVEAAQKLGRKDVPTQSGLEEIFEEISPIEDFSGTMSLSFRDHRFEPPKYSIEECKDKDMTYSAPMFVTAEFINNTTGEIKSQTVFMGDFPLMTPKGTFIINGTERVVVSQLVRSPGVYFGRSVDKGSDKDLFDCRVIPSRGAWLEFEIDKRDSVGVRIDRKRKQPVTVLLKALGWTNDMILERFGRYETMRATLEKDHTSGQEDALLDIYRKLRPGEPPTKESAQALLENLYFNPKRYDLAKVGRYKVNKKLGLDVDINQGTLTEEDIVAVIEYLVRLHAGETSMPGVNGEVPVEVDDIDHFGNRRLRTVGELIQNQVRLGLARMERVVRERMTTQDVEAITPQTLINIRPVVASIKEFFGTSQLSQFMDQTNPLAGLTHKRRLSALGPGGLSRERAGMEVRDVHPSHYGRMCPIETPEGPNIGLIGSLSSYARVNAFGFVETPYRKVVDGRVTDQIDYLTADEEDRYVIAQANSPVNPDGTFAEGRVLVRRKGGEFEYVRSSEVDYMDVSPRQMVSVATAMIPFLEHDDANRALMGANMQRQAVPLLRSEAPLVGTGMEYRAATDAGDVIIAEKPGVVEEVSADYITVANDDGTRITYRVAKFKRSNQGTCFNQKPIVDEGDRVEAGQVIADGPCTQNGEMALGKNLLVAFMPWEGHNYEDAIILSQRLVQDDVLSSIHIEEHEVDARDTKLGPEEITRDIPNVSEEVLADLDERGIIRIGAEVVPGDILVGKVTPKGETELTPEERLLRAIFGEKAREVRDTSLKVPHGESGKVIGVRVFSREEGDELPPGVNELVRVYVAQKRKITEGDKLAGRHGNKGVIAKILPVEDMPFLEDGTPVDIILNPLGVPGRMNVGQVLETHLGWIAAQGWDLSGVEEDWAQRLKDKGFEQVEPWTHVATPVFDGAHEEEITGLLGNTLVDRDGRRLVGVNGKARLYDGRTGEPFKDPISVGYIYILKLLHLVDDKIHARSTGPYSMITQQPLGGKAQFGGQRFGEMEVWALEAYGAAYALQELLTIKSDDVPGRVKVYEALVKGENIPEPGIPESFKVLMKEMQSLCLNVEVLSSDGVSLQMRDSDEDVFRAAEELGIDLARRPNEGAMSVDEV, encoded by the coding sequence TTGGCAGCCTCGCGCAACGCCTCCGCCGTGATCACTGGCCCTCGCCGCGTGTCGTTCGCGCGGATCCAGGAGCCGCTCGAAGTTCCCGACCTTCTTGCGCTGCAGACCGAGTCGTTCGACTGGCTGCTGGGCAACGAAAGGTGGAAGGCCCGGGTCGAGGCGGCTCAGAAGCTCGGGCGCAAGGACGTTCCGACCCAGTCCGGCCTCGAGGAGATCTTCGAGGAGATCAGCCCGATCGAGGACTTCTCGGGGACGATGTCGCTGTCGTTCCGGGACCACCGGTTCGAGCCGCCCAAGTACTCGATCGAAGAGTGCAAAGACAAGGACATGACCTACTCCGCCCCGATGTTCGTGACGGCGGAGTTCATCAACAACACCACCGGTGAGATCAAGTCCCAGACGGTGTTCATGGGTGACTTCCCGCTCATGACGCCGAAGGGGACGTTCATCATCAACGGGACCGAGCGGGTCGTGGTCTCCCAGCTGGTGCGCTCGCCGGGGGTGTATTTCGGCCGGTCGGTGGACAAGGGCTCGGACAAGGATCTGTTCGACTGCCGGGTGATCCCGTCGCGGGGGGCCTGGCTGGAGTTCGAGATCGACAAGCGGGACAGCGTCGGGGTGCGCATCGACCGTAAGCGCAAGCAGCCGGTGACGGTGCTGCTGAAGGCGCTGGGCTGGACCAATGACATGATTCTTGAGCGGTTCGGCCGGTATGAGACGATGCGGGCGACGCTGGAGAAGGATCACACCTCCGGCCAGGAGGACGCGCTGCTGGACATTTACCGCAAGCTGCGTCCGGGTGAGCCGCCGACCAAGGAGTCGGCGCAGGCTCTGCTGGAGAATCTGTATTTCAACCCCAAGCGGTATGACCTTGCCAAGGTTGGGCGGTACAAGGTCAACAAGAAGCTTGGGCTGGATGTTGACATCAATCAGGGGACGCTGACCGAGGAGGACATCGTCGCGGTCATCGAGTACCTGGTGCGGTTGCACGCGGGTGAGACCTCGATGCCCGGCGTCAACGGCGAGGTCCCGGTCGAGGTGGACGACATCGACCACTTCGGCAACCGGCGGCTGCGCACGGTGGGCGAGCTGATCCAGAACCAGGTCCGCCTGGGGCTGGCCCGGATGGAGCGGGTGGTCCGGGAGCGCATGACCACCCAGGACGTCGAGGCGATCACGCCGCAGACGCTGATCAACATCCGGCCGGTGGTCGCGTCGATCAAGGAGTTCTTCGGCACCTCGCAGCTCTCCCAGTTCATGGACCAGACCAACCCGCTGGCCGGCCTCACCCACAAGCGGCGGCTGTCCGCGCTGGGTCCGGGTGGTCTGTCCCGGGAGCGGGCCGGTATGGAGGTCCGTGACGTGCACCCGTCCCACTACGGACGGATGTGCCCGATCGAGACCCCGGAAGGCCCGAACATCGGCCTGATCGGTTCGCTGTCCTCCTACGCGCGGGTCAACGCGTTCGGCTTCGTGGAGACGCCGTACCGGAAGGTCGTCGACGGCCGGGTCACCGACCAGATCGACTACCTCACCGCGGACGAGGAGGACCGGTACGTCATCGCCCAGGCGAACTCCCCGGTCAACCCGGACGGCACGTTCGCCGAGGGCCGGGTGCTGGTGCGCCGGAAGGGCGGCGAGTTCGAGTACGTCCGCTCCAGCGAGGTCGACTACATGGACGTGTCGCCGCGGCAGATGGTGTCGGTGGCGACCGCCATGATCCCCTTCCTCGAGCACGACGACGCCAACCGGGCCCTGATGGGCGCGAACATGCAGCGCCAGGCCGTGCCGCTGCTGCGCAGCGAGGCCCCGCTGGTCGGGACCGGCATGGAGTACCGCGCCGCCACCGACGCCGGCGACGTGATCATCGCCGAGAAGCCCGGCGTGGTGGAGGAGGTCTCGGCCGACTACATCACCGTCGCCAACGACGACGGCACCCGCATCACCTACCGGGTCGCCAAGTTCAAGCGGTCGAACCAGGGCACCTGCTTCAACCAGAAGCCGATCGTCGACGAGGGCGACCGGGTGGAGGCCGGGCAGGTGATCGCCGACGGCCCGTGCACCCAGAACGGGGAGATGGCGCTCGGCAAGAACCTGCTGGTGGCGTTCATGCCCTGGGAGGGCCACAACTACGAGGACGCGATCATCCTGTCGCAGCGGCTCGTCCAGGACGACGTGCTCTCCTCGATCCACATCGAGGAGCACGAGGTGGACGCCCGGGACACCAAGCTCGGCCCGGAGGAGATCACCCGGGACATCCCCAACGTCTCGGAGGAGGTCCTGGCCGACCTCGACGAGCGGGGCATCATCCGGATCGGCGCCGAGGTGGTGCCGGGTGACATCCTGGTCGGCAAGGTCACCCCGAAGGGTGAGACCGAGCTGACCCCGGAGGAGCGGCTGCTGCGGGCGATCTTCGGTGAGAAGGCCCGCGAGGTGCGCGACACCTCGCTGAAGGTGCCGCACGGCGAGTCCGGGAAGGTCATCGGCGTGCGCGTGTTCTCCCGGGAAGAGGGCGACGAGCTCCCGCCCGGCGTGAACGAGCTGGTGCGCGTGTACGTCGCGCAGAAGCGGAAGATCACCGAGGGCGACAAGCTCGCCGGCCGCCACGGCAACAAGGGCGTCATCGCGAAGATCCTGCCGGTGGAGGACATGCCGTTCCTGGAGGACGGCACCCCGGTGGACATCATCCTCAACCCGCTGGGCGTCCCCGGCCGGATGAACGTCGGCCAGGTCCTGGAGACCCACCTCGGGTGGATCGCCGCGCAGGGCTGGGATCTCTCCGGCGTCGAGGAGGACTGGGCGCAGCGGCTCAAGGACAAGGGGTTCGAGCAGGTCGAGCCCTGGACCCACGTCGCCACGCCGGTCTTCGACGGCGCCCACGAGGAGGAGATCACCGGCCTGCTCGGCAACACCCTGGTGGACCGGGACGGCCGCCGTCTGGTCGGGGTGAACGGCAAGGCGCGGCTGTACGACGGCCGCACCGGCGAGCCGTTCAAGGATCCGATCTCGGTCGGTTACATCTACATCCTCAAACTGCTCCACCTCGTGGACGACAAGATCCACGCACGATCCACCGGTCCCTACTCCATGATCACCCAGCAGCCGCTGGGCGGTAAGGCGCAGTTCGGCGGCCAGCGGTTCGGTGAGATGGAGGTGTGGGCCCTGGAGGCGTACGGCGCGGCCTACGCCCTGCAGGAGCTGCTCACCATCAAGTCCGACGACGTGCCGGGACGGGTGAAGGTCTACGAGGCGCTCGTCAAGGGGGAGAACATCCCCGAGCCGGGCATCCCCGAGTCCTTCAAGGTGCTGATGAAGGAGATGCAGTCGCTGTGCCTGAACGTCGAGGTGCTCTCCAGCGACGGCGTCTCCCTCCAGATGCGTGACAGCGACGAGGACGTGTTCCGCGCCGCGGAGGAACTCGGTATCGACCTGGCTCGCCGCCCCAACGAAGGTGCGATGAGCGTCGACGAAGTCTGA
- the rpsL gene encoding 30S ribosomal protein S12 produces MPTIQQLVRKGRQAKVSKTKTPALKGSPQRRGVCTRVYTTTPKKPNSALRKVARVRLSNGIEVTAYIPGVGHNLQEHSNVLVRGGRVKDLPGVRYKIIRGALDTQGVRNRKQARSRYGAKKEKS; encoded by the coding sequence GTGCCCACGATTCAGCAGCTGGTCCGCAAGGGCCGCCAGGCAAAGGTCAGTAAGACCAAGACCCCGGCGCTCAAGGGGAGCCCGCAGCGGCGCGGCGTCTGCACGCGCGTCTACACCACCACCCCCAAGAAGCCGAACTCGGCGCTGCGCAAGGTGGCCCGCGTGCGGCTCTCCAACGGTATCGAGGTCACGGCCTACATCCCCGGGGTCGGTCACAACCTCCAGGAGCACTCGAACGTGCTGGTGCGCGGCGGTCGTGTGAAGGACCTGCCGGGTGTTCGTTACAAGATCATCCGCGGTGCGCTGGACACCCAGGGTGTCCGCAACCGCAAGCAGGCCCGCAGCCGTTACGGCGCGAAGAAGGAGAAGAGCTGA
- a CDS encoding DNA-directed RNA polymerase subunit beta', whose translation MLDVNFFDELRIGLATADDIRQWSHGEVKKPETINYRTLKPEKDGLFCEKIFGPTRDWECYCGKYKRVRFKGIICERCGVEVTRAKVRRERMGHIELAAPVTHIWYFKGVPSRLGYLLDIAPKDLEKVIYFAAYMITWVDTEARERDLPSLEAKISVERQQIEQRRDAEIEARQKKLEADLAELEAAGAKGDQRRKVREAADREMRQIRERAQRELDRLEEVWTRFKNLKVQDLEGDELLYREMKDRFGRYFRGGMGAQAIKERLESFDLEAEAEKLREIIRTGKGQKKARALKRLKVVAAFLNTRNSPMGMVLDCIPVIPPDLRPMVQLDGGRFATSDLNDLYRRVINRNNRLKRLLDLGAPEIIVNNEKRMLQEAVDALFDNGRRGRPVTGPGNRPLKSLSDMLKGKQGRFRQNLLGKRVDYSGRSVIVVGPQLKLHQCGLPKQMALELFKPFVMKRLVDLNHAQNIKSAKRMVERARPVVWDVLEEVIAEHPVLLNRAPTLHRLGIQAFEPQLVEGKAIQIHPLVCTAFNADFDGDQMAVHLPLSAEAQAEARILMLSTNNILKPADGKPVTMPTQDMVIGLYWLTTMEEGALGEGRAFSSVAEALMAYDRRELDMQAKIRVRMRNAVPPRDWQPPEGWQPGDPFTLETTLGRCLFNETLPDDYHFVNQQVGKKQLSGIVNELAERYPKVQLAAALDALKDAGFHWATRAGVTIAIEDVVAPPRKAEIMEEYERRADKVQREYERGLITDEERRQELIEIWTHATSEVTEDMTKAFPRNNPVWMMVQSGARGNLMQVRQIAGIRGLVSNTKGETIPRPIKSSFREGLSVLEYFVSTHGQRKGLADTALRTADSGYLTRRLVDVAQDVIVREVDCGTDRAIPLRVAERNYQGNLVKAESVENSVHARILAEDVVVDGKLIAAKGIDINDAIVTALVEAGVEQIRVRSPLVCESKIGVCAMCYGRSLATGKLVDVGEAVGIIAAQSIGEPGTQLTMRTFHTGGVAGADITHGLPRVTELFEARVPKGVAPISEASGRVRIDETDKSRKIVIVPDDGSDEISYPVSMRARLLVSEGDHVEVGQQLVAGAVNPNEVLRILGPRAVQMHVVAEVQKVYRSQGVSIHDKHIEIIVRQMLKRVNVLESGDTDLLPGELVERPKFEQVNREVVAQGGQPASGRPVLMGITKASLATESWLSAASFQETTRVLTDAAIHAKSDQLLGLKENVIIGKLIPAGTGMPQYRNIRVEPTEEAKAAMYTVGGYDGSATDYTFGSGTGEAVPLEEYDFGQYNR comes from the coding sequence GTGCTCGACGTCAACTTCTTCGACGAGCTTCGCATCGGTCTCGCCACGGCCGATGACATCCGTCAGTGGTCGCATGGCGAGGTGAAGAAGCCCGAGACCATCAACTACCGCACCCTCAAGCCGGAGAAGGACGGGCTCTTCTGCGAGAAGATCTTCGGCCCGACCCGGGACTGGGAGTGCTACTGCGGCAAGTACAAGCGGGTCCGGTTCAAGGGCATCATCTGTGAGCGCTGTGGCGTCGAGGTGACCCGTGCGAAGGTGCGCCGCGAGCGCATGGGCCACATCGAGCTTGCCGCCCCGGTCACCCACATCTGGTACTTCAAGGGCGTTCCCTCCCGGCTCGGGTACCTGCTCGACATCGCCCCGAAGGACCTGGAGAAGGTCATCTACTTCGCGGCGTACATGATCACCTGGGTCGACACCGAGGCGCGCGAGCGTGACCTGCCGTCGCTGGAGGCGAAGATCTCCGTCGAGCGGCAGCAGATCGAGCAGCGGCGCGACGCCGAGATCGAGGCCCGGCAGAAGAAGCTCGAGGCCGATCTCGCCGAGCTGGAGGCCGCCGGGGCCAAGGGCGACCAGCGCCGCAAGGTGCGCGAGGCCGCCGACCGCGAGATGCGGCAGATCCGCGAGCGGGCCCAGCGCGAGCTCGACCGCCTCGAGGAGGTCTGGACCCGGTTCAAGAACCTCAAGGTCCAGGACCTCGAGGGCGACGAGCTGCTCTACCGCGAGATGAAGGACCGGTTCGGCCGCTACTTCCGCGGTGGCATGGGCGCCCAGGCGATCAAGGAGCGGCTGGAGAGCTTCGACCTCGAGGCCGAGGCCGAGAAGCTGCGCGAGATCATCCGCACCGGCAAGGGCCAGAAGAAGGCCCGCGCGCTCAAGCGGCTCAAGGTCGTGGCCGCGTTCCTCAACACCCGCAACTCGCCCATGGGCATGGTGCTCGACTGCATCCCGGTGATCCCGCCGGACCTGCGGCCCATGGTGCAGCTCGACGGTGGCCGGTTCGCGACCTCCGACCTCAACGACCTCTACCGCCGGGTGATCAACCGGAACAACCGGCTGAAGAGGCTGCTCGACCTCGGCGCGCCCGAGATCATCGTCAACAACGAGAAGCGCATGCTGCAGGAGGCCGTCGACGCGCTGTTCGACAACGGCCGCCGCGGCCGTCCGGTGACCGGCCCGGGCAACCGCCCGCTGAAGTCGCTGTCCGACATGCTCAAGGGTAAGCAGGGCCGGTTCCGCCAGAACCTGCTCGGTAAGCGTGTCGACTACTCCGGCCGTTCGGTGATCGTCGTCGGCCCGCAGCTCAAGCTGCACCAGTGCGGTCTGCCCAAGCAGATGGCGCTGGAGCTGTTCAAGCCGTTCGTGATGAAGCGCCTGGTCGACCTGAACCACGCGCAGAACATCAAGTCGGCCAAGCGCATGGTGGAGCGGGCCCGCCCGGTCGTGTGGGACGTGCTCGAAGAGGTGATCGCCGAGCACCCGGTCCTGCTCAACCGTGCGCCGACCCTGCACCGCCTCGGCATCCAGGCGTTCGAGCCGCAGCTCGTCGAGGGCAAGGCGATCCAGATCCACCCGCTCGTCTGCACCGCGTTCAACGCGGACTTCGACGGCGACCAGATGGCGGTGCACCTGCCGCTGTCGGCCGAGGCGCAGGCCGAGGCCCGCATCCTGATGTTGTCGACGAACAACATCCTCAAGCCGGCGGACGGCAAGCCGGTGACGATGCCCACCCAGGACATGGTCATCGGCCTGTACTGGCTCACCACCATGGAGGAGGGCGCGCTCGGCGAGGGCCGTGCCTTCTCCTCGGTCGCCGAGGCGCTCATGGCGTACGACCGGCGTGAGCTCGACATGCAGGCCAAGATCAGGGTCCGCATGCGCAACGCGGTCCCGCCGCGCGACTGGCAGCCCCCCGAGGGCTGGCAGCCGGGCGACCCGTTCACGCTCGAGACCACGCTCGGCCGCTGCCTGTTCAACGAGACGCTGCCGGACGACTACCACTTCGTCAACCAGCAGGTCGGCAAGAAGCAGCTGTCCGGGATCGTCAACGAGCTCGCCGAGCGGTACCCGAAGGTGCAGCTCGCGGCCGCCCTCGACGCGCTCAAGGACGCCGGGTTCCACTGGGCGACCCGGGCCGGCGTCACGATCGCGATCGAGGACGTCGTGGCCCCGCCGCGCAAGGCCGAGATCATGGAGGAGTACGAGCGCCGCGCCGACAAGGTGCAGCGTGAGTACGAGCGCGGTCTGATCACCGACGAGGAGCGCCGCCAGGAGCTCATCGAGATCTGGACCCACGCGACCAGCGAGGTCACCGAGGACATGACCAAGGCGTTCCCGCGCAACAACCCGGTCTGGATGATGGTCCAGTCCGGTGCGCGAGGGAACCTCATGCAGGTCCGCCAGATCGCCGGTATCCGTGGCCTGGTGTCGAACACCAAGGGTGAGACGATCCCGCGGCCGATCAAGTCCTCGTTCCGCGAGGGCCTCTCGGTGCTCGAGTACTTCGTCTCCACCCACGGCCAGCGGAAGGGTCTCGCCGACACCGCGCTGCGTACCGCGGACTCCGGTTACCTCACCCGGCGTCTGGTCGACGTCGCGCAGGACGTCATCGTCCGCGAGGTCGACTGCGGCACCGACCGGGCCATCCCGCTGCGCGTGGCCGAGCGGAACTACCAGGGCAACCTGGTCAAGGCCGAGAGCGTGGAGAACAGCGTCCACGCGCGCATCCTCGCCGAGGACGTCGTGGTGGACGGCAAGCTCATCGCGGCGAAGGGCATCGACATCAACGACGCGATCGTCACCGCGCTGGTCGAGGCCGGCGTGGAGCAGATCCGGGTGCGCAGCCCGCTGGTCTGCGAGTCGAAGATCGGCGTCTGCGCGATGTGCTACGGCCGTTCGCTCGCGACCGGCAAGCTCGTCGACGTCGGCGAGGCGGTCGGCATCATCGCCGCCCAGTCGATCGGTGAGCCCGGTACCCAGCTGACCATGCGGACCTTCCACACCGGTGGTGTGGCGGGCGCCGACATCACCCACGGTCTGCCGCGTGTCACCGAGCTGTTCGAGGCGCGGGTCCCCAAGGGTGTCGCGCCGATCAGCGAGGCCTCCGGCCGGGTGCGCATCGACGAGACCGACAAGAGCCGGAAGATCGTCATCGTCCCGGACGACGGCTCGGACGAGATCTCCTACCCGGTCTCGATGCGGGCGCGCCTGCTGGTCTCCGAGGGCGACCACGTCGAGGTCGGCCAGCAGCTCGTCGCCGGTGCGGTCAACCCGAACGAGGTGCTGCGCATCCTCGGCCCGCGGGCGGTGCAGATGCACGTCGTGGCCGAGGTCCAGAAGGTGTACCGGTCGCAGGGTGTCTCGATCCACGACAAGCACATCGAGATCATCGTGCGCCAGATGCTCAAGCGGGTGAACGTGCTCGAGTCCGGCGACACCGACCTGCTCCCCGGCGAGCTGGTCGAGCGTCCGAAGTTCGAGCAGGTCAACCGCGAGGTCGTGGCCCAGGGCGGCCAGCCCGCCTCCGGCCGGCCGGTGCTCATGGGCATCACCAAGGCGTCGCTGGCGACCGAGTCGTGGCTGTCGGCGGCCTCCTTCCAGGAGACCACCCGGGTGCTCACCGACGCGGCGATCCACGCCAAGTCGGACCAGCTGCTCGGCCTGAAGGAGAACGTCATCATCGGTAAGCTCATCCCGGCCGGTACGGGCATGCCGCAGTACCGGAACATCCGGGTCGAGCCGACCGAGGAGGCGAAGGCCGCGATGTACACCGTCGGCGGCTACGACGGCTCGGCCACCGACTACACCTTCGGCTCGGGCACCGGCGAGGCGGTGCCGCTGGAGGAGTACGACTTCGGTCAGTACAACCGCTGA